One window of Bacteroides sp. AN502(2024) genomic DNA carries:
- a CDS encoding Gldg family protein, which yields MNLRLILRIARTELAVLFYSPVAWLLLVAFTCQVGFDFMNILTEIVKIKALGNTITFSVTAGFALGFKGIYEVIQETIYLYIPLLTMNLMSREYSSGSIKLLYSSPVSSVQIITGKFVSMVVFAQIFVVILALPTIIMFISVPHVDITLILAGLLSMFLLILTYCSIGLFMTTLTSYQVVAAVATLSALAFFNYVGEIGQESMFFREITYWLSIKGRASEMVGGLICSDDVIYFLAVILLFLWLSVIKLNNEKTRRSLLSKTMRYALAVCTIIMIGFVSSRPAMMGFYDATRSKQRTLSKESQEVMKQLSGPMTITTYVNIFDKEFDVASPKEQKKDMARFKMYTRFKPEIKMKYVYYYSTPKDSTLYRQYPNKNIQEIAYEVAKKKNFNPKKLKSSEELKDKIDLAKENYRFVRVVERESGEQARLRLFDDMEYHPSETEISAALKKMLVTPVKVGAITGHQERSITKKGDQDYSLFATHGRFRYSMINQGFDLVELNLKDINDIPSNINILLIAEMRSPLSAKEQEIIDRFLERGGNMMIMGDVGRQEVMNSLLQKVGLKLLPGIIAQPSDINPGDLVLSKATQTAADSIGGFYKRMVDRQTHSAVTMPSTVALEIVNTTKFHPIVLLQSNAQQTWIEYQTKDFVNDSLSLDSLQGEKLGAYPTAIALTRKIKGKDKKQRIIVLGDADCFSNAELQKSSRPGIYSFNFNMIPGSFRWLCYNEFPVSSSRAPYLDKDISLTPMDLSTIKIIYCYGIPSLMGLCGIWICWRRRKR from the coding sequence ATGAACTTAAGACTTATACTTAGAATAGCTCGTACCGAACTAGCGGTACTTTTTTACTCACCGGTTGCATGGTTGCTACTGGTTGCTTTTACATGTCAGGTAGGATTCGATTTTATGAATATTCTGACGGAAATAGTAAAAATAAAAGCATTAGGCAACACGATCACCTTTAGTGTTACAGCCGGTTTTGCTCTTGGCTTTAAAGGAATATATGAAGTAATACAAGAAACAATCTATCTCTATATTCCTCTATTAACCATGAATTTGATGAGCCGTGAATATTCATCAGGATCTATCAAACTGCTATATTCATCACCGGTAAGCAGTGTTCAAATTATCACCGGCAAGTTTGTCTCAATGGTAGTATTTGCCCAGATCTTTGTCGTTATACTTGCCTTGCCGACAATCATAATGTTTATATCGGTGCCACATGTTGATATCACACTTATCTTAGCGGGATTGTTATCCATGTTTCTATTGATATTGACCTATTGCTCTATCGGTCTCTTTATGACCACGCTTACATCTTATCAAGTTGTGGCAGCCGTTGCCACCCTTTCCGCATTAGCCTTTTTCAATTATGTAGGAGAAATCGGTCAAGAGTCTATGTTCTTTAGAGAGATTACTTATTGGTTATCCATCAAAGGACGTGCTAGTGAGATGGTTGGAGGGTTGATATGTAGCGATGATGTCATCTATTTCCTCGCCGTAATTTTATTATTCCTCTGGCTATCGGTCATTAAACTGAATAATGAAAAGACACGTCGTTCACTCCTTTCAAAAACAATGCGCTATGCATTAGCTGTATGTACCATTATAATGATTGGCTTTGTCAGTTCACGTCCGGCAATGATGGGCTTTTATGATGCTACCCGCAGCAAACAACGTACACTTTCGAAAGAGAGTCAGGAAGTAATGAAACAATTGTCCGGACCTATGACAATCACAACCTACGTCAATATTTTCGATAAAGAATTTGATGTTGCTTCTCCAAAGGAGCAAAAAAAAGATATGGCACGCTTCAAAATGTACACACGTTTCAAACCGGAAATAAAGATGAAGTATGTTTATTATTATTCCACACCGAAAGACAGTACTCTTTATCGCCAATATCCGAATAAGAATATTCAAGAGATAGCGTATGAAGTTGCCAAGAAAAAGAACTTCAATCCTAAAAAACTTAAAAGTAGCGAAGAATTGAAAGATAAAATAGACTTGGCTAAAGAAAACTATCGATTTGTGCGCGTTGTTGAACGTGAATCTGGTGAACAGGCGCGTCTTCGTTTGTTTGACGACATGGAATACCACCCTTCTGAAACTGAAATCTCCGCAGCATTGAAGAAAATGCTTGTTACTCCCGTGAAGGTTGGTGCCATCACAGGACATCAAGAACGCTCCATCACTAAAAAAGGTGATCAGGATTATTCACTTTTCGCCACACACGGTCGTTTTCGTTATTCCATGATCAATCAAGGTTTTGATTTGGTAGAGTTGAATCTGAAGGATATAAATGATATACCAAGCAATATCAATATATTACTTATTGCTGAAATGCGTTCACCCTTAAGTGCAAAAGAACAAGAAATTATAGATCGTTTTCTTGAACGTGGAGGTAACATGATGATTATGGGCGATGTCGGACGTCAGGAAGTTATGAATTCTTTACTTCAGAAAGTTGGTTTAAAACTACTACCGGGAATTATTGCACAACCTTCTGATATTAATCCGGGCGACCTCGTTCTCTCGAAAGCTACCCAAACAGCCGCTGACAGTATAGGAGGTTTCTACAAACGTATGGTTGACAGGCAGACACATAGCGCAGTCACCATGCCATCGACTGTTGCTCTGGAAATTGTCAATACGACAAAATTCCATCCGATAGTTTTATTGCAAAGCAACGCCCAACAAACATGGATTGAGTATCAAACAAAAGATTTTGTAAATGACTCCCTTTCATTAGACTCTCTTCAGGGTGAAAAGCTGGGAGCTTATCCCACGGCAATAGCGTTAACCCGCAAGATAAAAGGCAAAGATAAAAAGCAACGGATCATTGTGTTGGGTGATGCTGACTGTTTCAGCAATGCCGAACTACAAAAAAGCTCAAGACCGGGTATTTATTCATTCAACTTCAATATGATTCCCGGTTCATTCCGTTGGCTATGCTATAATGAATTTCCGGTTTCCTCTTCCAGAGCTCCTTATCTCGATAAAGATATCAGTCTGACTCCTATGGATCTATCCACCATCAAAATTATCTATTGCTATGGAATCCCATCTCTTATGGGACTATGTGGTATTTGGATATGCTGGAGGAGAAGAAAACGATAA
- a CDS encoding Gldg family protein, whose protein sequence is MTDLKIIMRIARTDLAILFYSPIAWFILIVFSFLTASGFTSLMESIVTGYDLSGGEEVSLSSICFLGSYGFLSSIVSNIYIYIPLLTMGLISRETSSGSIKLTYSSPVTSGQIVLGKYLAAIGFGCCLMLVPIAGTIYGSLVIPLFDWPPVLVALLGLYLLICAYCAIGLFMSSLTTYQVVAAVGTLIVLAILNFVGSIGQEYDFIRELTYWLSINGRTIDMLNGVIRSEDVIYFVVVVTLFLTFTTFKLTSDRRTISRFRQATSYLGFFVAAMAIGYFTSRPRMIKVWDTTRTKLNSLTENSRHVLAKLTGPVTITNYVNLLDNKSYRYLPIMKKANETIFEPYCLAKPDLQVKYVYYYDFAPNGIANKPKFQDKTVDELRDYMTMIYNLNPHLFKSPEEIRKIVDLREEQNTFVRIMETQDGKRTFIRDFEDMDATPSEAEITAAIKKMISTPPTVAFIKGDGEREVSKSGDRDYSNFSIEKYSRAALINQGFDVCEIDISHGDTIPSLINIVVLAEMRTPLTEKGENQLEAYLARGGNLFILTDTGRQEVMNPFLSKFGIKMEEYQLAQSSVDFSPNLILAKATRESGKLTFGFKDDFPKHDLRVSMPGCVALTTFDNDYRFQYIPMLETNTKGVWIEKEQIDLEESPIQCNASAEEKEQTYITAYALSRQLKDKEQRIIISGDADCMSNAELTLSREGYTSGNFNLIIESFRWLSGGEFPIDVRRPHCTDDKLSVGVKDISTMKTIFIIIIPAILLLIGVGIYFFRRRN, encoded by the coding sequence ATGACGGATCTAAAAATTATAATGCGTATTGCCCGAACCGATTTGGCTATTTTATTCTATTCGCCGATTGCATGGTTCATATTGATTGTTTTTTCATTCCTGACAGCATCAGGTTTCACATCACTAATGGAAAGCATAGTGACCGGTTATGACCTCTCGGGAGGCGAAGAAGTATCTTTGAGCAGTATTTGTTTCTTAGGCAGCTACGGTTTTCTATCCTCTATCGTTTCAAACATATACATCTATATTCCATTGCTGACAATGGGGCTCATCAGTCGCGAAACGTCATCAGGTTCAATCAAACTGACATATTCCTCCCCAGTCACCAGTGGTCAGATCGTATTGGGCAAATACCTTGCAGCCATCGGATTCGGCTGCTGTCTGATGCTTGTCCCGATAGCCGGTACCATTTATGGCAGTTTGGTAATTCCCCTTTTTGATTGGCCACCAGTTTTAGTCGCCCTTTTAGGACTCTATTTATTAATATGCGCCTATTGCGCTATCGGGCTCTTTATGTCCTCACTTACGACTTATCAAGTAGTAGCTGCAGTGGGGACTCTTATTGTATTAGCGATACTGAATTTCGTAGGAAGTATCGGTCAGGAGTACGATTTTATACGCGAACTGACTTATTGGCTGTCAATAAACGGAAGAACAATCGATATGCTGAATGGAGTAATCCGGAGTGAGGACGTGATTTATTTCGTGGTCGTAGTAACCCTTTTCCTGACATTTACCACTTTCAAACTTACATCCGACCGGCGAACGATCAGTCGTTTCCGGCAAGCAACCAGCTATCTGGGATTTTTTGTCGCAGCAATGGCTATTGGCTATTTCACTTCACGTCCGAGAATGATCAAGGTATGGGATACAACACGCACAAAACTAAATTCACTTACCGAAAATAGCCGGCATGTATTAGCAAAATTGACAGGACCGGTAACTATTACCAATTACGTTAATCTGCTTGATAATAAATCGTATCGCTACCTCCCTATTATGAAGAAAGCGAATGAAACAATCTTCGAACCTTACTGTCTCGCTAAACCGGACCTGCAAGTGAAGTATGTCTATTATTATGACTTCGCGCCCAATGGCATTGCAAATAAACCTAAGTTTCAGGACAAAACTGTGGATGAGTTGCGTGATTATATGACCATGATTTATAACCTGAATCCTCATTTATTCAAATCCCCGGAAGAAATCCGCAAAATCGTCGACCTGCGTGAAGAACAAAATACATTTGTTCGCATTATGGAAACGCAAGATGGAAAACGTACCTTCATCCGTGATTTTGAAGATATGGATGCAACACCATCCGAAGCGGAAATTACAGCAGCTATCAAAAAAATGATTTCAACTCCTCCCACTGTTGCCTTTATCAAAGGAGACGGTGAGCGTGAAGTATCCAAATCGGGTGACCGCGATTACAGCAACTTCTCCATAGAGAAATATTCCAGAGCCGCATTAATTAATCAAGGCTTTGATGTCTGCGAGATCGACATTTCTCACGGAGACACCATTCCTTCCCTAATCAATATCGTGGTCCTTGCAGAAATGAGAACCCCGCTTACTGAAAAAGGAGAAAATCAACTGGAAGCTTACCTGGCTCGTGGTGGTAATTTATTTATTCTCACCGATACAGGCAGGCAAGAAGTGATGAATCCTTTTTTAAGCAAATTCGGTATCAAAATGGAAGAATATCAACTGGCACAATCTTCCGTTGATTTCTCTCCTAATCTGATTCTAGCCAAGGCAACACGTGAATCGGGAAAACTAACATTTGGATTCAAAGATGATTTTCCCAAACATGACCTACGTGTCTCTATGCCCGGTTGTGTAGCTCTTACCACCTTCGACAACGATTATAGATTCCAATACATACCAATGCTTGAAACAAATACCAAAGGAGTATGGATTGAGAAGGAACAAATCGATTTGGAGGAATCACCTATACAATGTAATGCCTCGGCAGAAGAGAAAGAACAAACCTATATCACGGCCTATGCTCTTTCACGTCAACTGAAAGACAAAGAGCAACGTATTATTATCTCTGGCGATGCAGATTGTATGAGTAATGCCGAACTAACTCTTTCACGTGAAGGATATACATCAGGAAACTTTAATCTGATTATCGAAAGCTTCCGCTGGCTTTCCGGAGGAGAATTTCCTATTGACGTACGCCGTCCTCATTGCACCGACGACAAGCTTTCGGTCGGAGTGAAGGATATCAGTACGATGAAAACTATTTTCATAATTATTATACCGGCTATCCTCCTACTAATAGGAGTCGGCATTTATTTTTTCCGCAGAAGAAATTAA
- a CDS encoding ABC transporter ATP-binding protein, giving the protein MSNPIVEVKHLSHRYSVDWAIRDINFSIEKTGILGLLGSNGAGKSTTMNIICGVLNQTEGDVFINGIDLRKNPVEAKKHIGFLPQKPPLHPDLTVDEYLIHCATLRRMEKSKIREAVEIAKERCAITHFSKRLIKNLSGGYQQRVGIAQAIVHNPPFIVLDEPTNGLDPNQIVEIRNLIKEIAEDHSVLLSTHILSEVQATCNDIRMIEHGKVVFSGTMKDFDNYVVPSSFTVTFALPPSIEELAKIEHVLNIEELYPSTFRIRFDDDENITERVVALSVQNGWRLKEITMERCSLDIIFAQLSGKLKNNI; this is encoded by the coding sequence ATGAGTAATCCTATTGTCGAAGTCAAGCATTTATCCCATCGTTATAGTGTCGATTGGGCTATTCGCGATATCAATTTTTCCATTGAGAAAACAGGTATATTAGGTCTGTTAGGGTCTAACGGAGCAGGTAAGTCCACCACCATGAATATCATTTGTGGAGTTTTAAATCAAACAGAAGGGGATGTATTTATCAATGGCATCGATCTACGGAAAAATCCGGTTGAAGCCAAAAAACACATCGGCTTCCTTCCTCAAAAGCCACCTCTTCATCCGGACTTGACTGTCGACGAATACTTAATACATTGTGCTACATTACGGAGAATGGAAAAATCAAAAATCCGTGAAGCCGTAGAAATAGCCAAAGAACGTTGCGCCATTACCCATTTCAGCAAACGGCTGATAAAGAATCTTTCAGGCGGATACCAACAAAGAGTAGGAATTGCACAGGCAATTGTGCATAATCCTCCATTCATAGTACTCGATGAACCTACAAACGGACTTGATCCTAACCAGATTGTCGAAATTCGTAATCTGATTAAGGAAATTGCAGAAGATCATTCGGTGTTACTCTCTACGCATATCCTATCGGAGGTGCAAGCTACTTGCAACGACATTCGTATGATTGAACACGGTAAAGTGGTATTCTCCGGCACCATGAAGGACTTTGATAATTATGTAGTTCCAAGTAGTTTCACCGTTACATTTGCCCTTCCTCCTTCTATAGAAGAACTGGCAAAGATAGAACATGTATTGAATATAGAAGAGCTCTATCCCAGTACATTCCGGATTCGCTTTGATGACGATGAAAACATAACAGAGCGAGTGGTGGCATTGAGCGTACAAAACGGATGGCGGCTAAAAGAAATCACCATGGAACGGTGCTCTCTTGACATAATCTTTGCACAACTATCGGGAAAACTTAAAAACAATATCTAA